TTGGTGTTTACAGGGTAAGCAATGTCTGTTTCAGAAACTTCAGAAGCTACCGGATGGGTTCCCCCCTGGTTTAGACAAAGATCATTTGAGTTCACTTAACCGGCTCCGCGAGTTCTGGCACAATTCTGATGGTGCTATTTGTCTCGATGATCAGGTAGTACTCTCTGAATGTTTTAGCTGCTATGCACAAGAACTGATATAGCGTTTACTCCAACTTGGGTtggcttccttttttttcacccACCCACTTTTGTCAGTTCTTACTTCTTAGTTATAAGTATATAGTGGACTGCATGGCTAAATGCTGTAGTGCCCTTGACATTTTATTGTGGATTCTTTCCAGTTATGTTCCACATCTGAAGGTTTAACTATGTAACTTATCTATTGACTTTATACAGGAGAGAGTAATCAAAACCATTCTTTTTTCTATGTCCATATTGCCTGATGTCTGCCAACCACTTCTCATTGTCTCTACTTCTGCTTCTCTCTCATTGTGGGAAGCTAAGTTCAATCGCTTGGCACCATCGATCAATGTTGTTGTGTATAATGGGGAGAAAGACGTACGCAAACAGATTCAAGATTTGGAGTTTTATGAGAACGGTTTGGTGACGTTTCAAGTTCTCTTGTCCCATCCTGATGCCATCCTAGAGGTACTTGTTTCTCATTTCCATCAGCATCAAAACACATCAATGACTACTCTTGTTCTCATTTCCATCAGCATTATCCAATCATGAAAGTCAGCTATCAAGATTACTCACATCctatttctttccttttttccaCTGTAATACAGGACATTCAGACCATGGAATCAATTGTTTGGGAGGCAGTTATGGTTGACGATTGTCAAAGCTTGAGAGTTTCAAAATGCCTTGAACAACTTAAGCATCTTTCTACCAATTTTAGGATGGTTCTTTTGAGTTTCCCACTCAAGGTGCTGTTAGCAACCGTAACCTGTAGAATTATTTTCACTCTTTTTCCACAAACAGGCAATGTTAATTCCTTTTGTTTTGCAGGAGAGTATTCCTGAGTACATCAACCTGCTGTCTTTCCTCAACCCTGAAGGAAGTGTCATTTCGAGTAGTTCAAATGGTGATTTTACTGATACAGGTGATATCTTAGCAACGCTGAAAGAAAAATTTGCTCGTCATGTTGCATTTGAGCGGAAAGCAGATTCTTCAAAATTTTTGGAGTACTGGGTTCCTGCTCGTCTTTCACGAGTGCAGCTAGAAATGTACTGTTATACCTTACTTTCAAACTCCCCAGCACTCCGATCACACTCAAGAACTGATAGTGTTGGTGCTCTTCGTGACATTCTTGTATCCCTCCGGAAGGTTTGCTCTTCAATTTTCTGAGCACAATATATTGTTTTAATTCATGGCAGGGAATTAGATAGTCTAGATGATGGAATCTGTATGCAACAGTTTCTTCTGACATAGCTGCTGACACAATATATCCTTGTTTCTTCTGGCACAGTGCTGTGACCACCCTTACCTGGTTGATCAATCACTGCAAAGCTCACTTACTAAGGGCCATTCTCTGACTGATATTCTAGATATTGGAGTGTGTGCAAGTGGCAAGCTACTGCTGCTTGATAAAATGCTCCAAGAGATCAGAAACCAAGGCCGGAGAGTTCTCATTGTTTCCCAGGCAAGATACTAGATAACATTCATCCATAATGTTTTTACATGCTATACTTAAATCCAAAGTTGTGAAGAGTGATTGCTTAGTACATAAGTCCAAAGTTTACTTTCCTCAAACATATTTGGGTGTTTTCTTATCATTTCCAAAGATAGTCATTGCTATGCGCAATTATTATCATCTGAGAAAAATATTGTGAGCTGTCTTTAATATGCACGTTTTAGTGTCAGGGCTTAACCACTCAAATTAGGGCAGTATCTGACTTGCCTCAAATGCAACATCAAGGGCTGCATAAAAACCTTACACGATTTAATACAGTCATGCAGAACATGTAGGGCTGGTGTCTCTCTCTATAAAAATTCTTAGGGCTGTAGCTGGGGTAGAATGCAGTTGTTTGCTTGAGCCCTCCTGTTCATATTTTATACTAGAAACAAAGGCTCAAACCATGTTATTCTAGCTTGCACACTCCATATTCTGCAGGAATCCAGGTGTTGGAGCTGCACCATATGAACCCTaccaaaaagaattaaataagtTACTGAAATGTACAAAGTACAAACTCTTTTAGGAGTATATACTTCTTTATTTCTAATTGAACTCATTATTTCGATATGCTTTGGTTCATCACTTATAGAACTTAAGTGTTTGGCattcttatatttttcttcCAAAGTATGTCAGTCCAATCTGGTTCTCCTTTTTCTTATATGGCAGTCTGGTGGCGGGGCTGGCAACCCTATGGGTGACATTTTGGATGATTTTGTCCGTCAGAGATTTGGTTTTGAGTCATATGAGCGTGTAGAACGCGGATTGCTAGTGCCGAAGAAACAAACAGCACTGAATATGTTCAATGACAAAACTAAGGGGCGTTTTATTTTCTTGATTGATAGTCGTGCTTGTGTTCCAAGCATTAAATTATCATCTGTCGATGCCATCATCATATATTGTAGTGATTGGAATCCAACCAATGACTTGAGAGTTCTCCAGAGGATCAGTATAGAGTCTCAATCTGAATGTGTGCCTATTTTTCGCTTGTATTCGTCTTGTACGGTGGAGGAAAAGACTCTTATACTAGCGAAGCATGATCATATTCTTGACAGCAACGTCCAGAATGTAATGCCTATCGTGAGCCATTCCCTGCTTAGTTGGGGTGCATCGTTTCTCTTCAATAGACTTGAGGAGTTCCAAAAGCATGACTACTCCAGTAAAGATTCTGAGGATGATGGTCTCTTCATGAATAATGTATTTTTGGAGTTTGCAGCGAAACTATCCACCAACGTTGAAGCCAGCACTAAAATGGAAAATGCAGTCATATCTCGAGCTCAGCAGAGTGGATCGTTTTATTCTAGAGATATTGCTGTTATAAgcgagagggagggaatatctGCAGTTGATGGTGATTTGCCAAAGTTCTGGACCTTCTGGTCAAATTTACTAGGTGGGAGGTCTCCTCATTGGCAATATATATCTGAGCCAGTGCAAAGGAACCGTAGGAAGATACAAAATATGGAAGACCAAATGAGAATACCTGCAGAAGAAACTGATGAAGCAATAATGAAACGTAGAAAAATCGGAGAAATCATGGATTCATCTCCGAAGATCCTACCTGTCAAAGACAATGATGCTGTGCTGCCTGAAAATAGTACAGCATCCAGTTCTCATGAAACATCAGTTGATGACACTTGGCAAGAGCTAGGTATTCCAACTGTAACAGTAATTAACAGCTCTTATGCTTTATGTGCATAtgctacatttttttataatacaCTCCATTTTGTAGGGGCAGAAAGCCTTCAGGGCACACAGAAAGGTCTTCACACCCAACTCAAGCCAGAGCTGTCAAAGTTGTATGAATTGTTGGAATTGCCGGTACTGCCAAGTATATTAAAATAAATGCTTGCTTTATGTTATTAATTtgagaaaaatattttagttcACTGCAAGTACAGGACATAATCTGCTCTTTTAGCAttcaatttaatagctaatattttttagttttcAACAGCAGAGTTCCACACCTTGTGAAGAGTTATTTATCAAGTTGGATCTTGATAACTTTTGCTCTTCATAACGGAAACATTTTCTTTGACTCTTAGTGTGTCATTTTGATCCATAtatgttacttcctccgtttcacaatgtaagactttctagcattgcccacattcatttagatgttaatgaatccagacatatgtatgtgtttagattcattaacatatatatgtatgtgggcaatactagaaagtcttacattgtgaaatggagggagtattagttgCTACTATATCCTGCTTTTAGCTCAGGTTATGAGCTTTGATATcacctactccctccgccccatagaaaaccaacctagtactggatgcctgtctagattcgtagtactaggatgtgtcacatccggtactaggttggttttctatgggacggagggagtgcaTGTTTCTACATGCTTCCAATATGAATTTATGCAGGACAGCTGTGTCCTGCAGTCCTGCTGTTAAAAAGTTGCCTCCTCTTCTGTAGAATTTATGCAGCATGCTGTTACCCTAAGTTTCAGTTTAAGCGAACTTTTCCTGAAGTCACTTGATTCTCTAGTTAAATAATATAAGCTGATTGGATGCTTGGATGCTTGATAAAACCTTTTGCAGGAGACTGTCAAATGTTTATGTGAGGAATTACTTGATTACATTTTGAAGAATCATCAAGTCAGTCAGGAGCCAAAGGGCATATTGCATGCATTCAACATTGCCCTGGTtagattataaaaatattttataggtTTTTTAGCTAAATTTGCATGGCTAAATGCTATTATTTTTTCCATGTGCTTTTCAGTGTTGGCGTGCTGCTTCTCTCTTAAAGCATAAGATCAATCGAAGAGAGTCACTTGCCCTTTCTGTGAGAAACTTGAACTATGAGTGCGATGAAGTGCTCGCTGAATATGTTTATGAGAAGCTAAGGATCCTCAAGAAAAAGTTTTCGCGTAGAGCAAGTGAAACAAGCAAGCAGAGCCAATCTACTCCAGTAAATAACACATCATCTTACAAACAACAGACCTCACCGAAATTGAGAAGTGACGGATCAATTTGTCATCAGGTAACGACAATTGATGGTGATTTGGAAAATGTTTCACATGAAGAGGCTCCACATGATATCTTGACCGAGGAGATGATATTAGAACAGAAGGAATTGATATCTGTTCTAGAAACTCATAGAGAAGAACATGTTTTAAGGGATGAACTTCTTGAAAGAATCACAGAGAAAagaattaatttaattaacatGGTTTTCTCCTTAAGAGAAAAGAATATTCAGGATAAACAAGGAAACGAGACCACACTGTTAGACATGCACAAGCAAAAGGAAGTGGCAAAGCTGCAAGAAACATGCAATTTGGTCGTGGAACATCTTCGTAAAGGTCACATTGATTCAGAGGACAGGGATGCCACGGTGAAGCTAATAATTGAATGGTTTACTTTGCTTCTGTATGCATTTTTGAATCACATGAGATGCCAGCATAACAAGTTGAAGATGCAGCAATCAACTTCATGGAACAAGGAGTTACAATTGAAGGAAATTTTCCTTCAGCAAGCAAAATCTGGCCACTTAGATCGTAGCTTTGATCAACAAATTCCTTTACCAGATTCATGCTTTACTTTGGAAGAATTCAGCCACTTCAAGGAAATAGTTGGTAATTTCCCTGTCGGTGCAGCTACTTCAGCAAATTGCCAGCATTCTTTGGCATCAACCATGGAAATTGCATTGGTCCGGAGTGTCAGTCCATCTGAAGTTGGGAATTCAGAAGCAGCGATAAATGGGGCTGTTGAAGTTCCTGTCCACACCGAAAAAAGACCAACATCAGAAGTTGGGTTGTCGCAGAACAGGATGGACAATGATTCTGATGGCATTGACTCACAAGGAGGGCCACCTCTGGCTGTTCAACATTCATTAAGTTCTAATCCTGCAATTGACAATTCCAATAATTTGGTATGTTGTATTTTGTTCATATGCCTTCTTTTTCTGCGTGATAACGTATCGTATTCTGACTTGACAACTTATTACATGCACAGCTAGTCGACATTTATTCATTTAAGTAGTTGCcctattttatataaaaagattAAATTGCCTGGACACTATATATTAGTAGGAAGATCTAGTTAGTTGCTCTGTTAATCTGTCCAGCATGGATTGAACATCATGCTAACCGTATATAGTATGTGGCCTTTGATGCATAGCATTCTCTTGGGCATTATTCATTTGCTCTATCCATTTTACTTGAATGCATTCTTTAGTTGTGGACATCTTCAGTTGATGCAGCTGGTACACTTTGTCTTTGCATGGGAATAGTGGTTAGAATATttcattcttttttaaaaaattaatggcACCTCACTACTTTTGTGAAATTTTGTGCTGTAAATATCATTGTAcactatatttattttgtttgttgttATTTATTTCATAAAATATATAATGCCAGAAACAGCACGTTGTAAAATGTTGTCCATATTATATCAGGAATCTTCAGTTGCCAGCCATAGAAGCGAACATCTTGGGGATATTGCAGTGGAAGTTAATGCCGACAATTGTGGCACTACTCTTGCAGATTCACCTCACTTAGAGGCACCAACTGTGGCTGCCCTGCCCAGCCAGAGTGCCTTGCCAATGGCTATGGAAGTTGACATTCAGACAGATCATGTAGTTCAGTCTGCCCAGCAGAACATAGTGACAGGACGAGTTCCACAAGAAGAAGAGCGAGAAGGTTCGACCACTGTAACATCAGCTCAGCCTTTGCAACCTGAAATGCGACCATCAAGTCCAGTATCCGGTATTTTGCGTGAAAGAACAAATCCTGATCAGAGGAGGGAAAGTCGTCAGCCAGAGGCTGCACCTAGTTCGGTGGATCCAACACAACTCTTTCCCGTGGCATCACTGATGTTTAATCACCCACCACTTGGCAATGAACCATTGAAAAATGAGCTGCACAGATTACAAGTACACATGGATTCTCTTAATAAAATCTACGAACTGAAGGTTTGCATATTTCTCCCTCTTGCTAATATACCAACTGCTCACACTATTCCCAGATTCATCATAGTTTCATCAATTCTGCTTTTACCTCTGGACAGAAATCACAACTTCAAACGGAGTGCAGCCAAGAAATCGAGAAGATAAAACAGAAGTATGATTTGTTAATTAAAGAACAAGACTCCGCTCATCATCAGCACAGGAAGACACTGGATGACTTGTATGGGAAAGTTCTCCTAAACCAATCACTAGCTGATGATTTTCGGGTCAAATTTGTATCAACATCTGCAGCTCAAGGTATACTTGATATcttgcaaaaaaaatgttttctgaTATTGTTAGTGTGGATATGAAACAATCTGGGCCAAATTTCTGCTACaacattatattttgataatttgaatttttcacAAAAAACGAAATAGATCTCCTACAAGCCATTGTTTGTTTTTGAATTTAGGAGATCATATCGCTTACTGTGCCTTGATGATCCATTCTCTTGCTTATCCAAAGGAGGGCCTAATTCGATCCTAAGGTCAAGTAGTAGTAAGTAACCTATTTGTTAAGTCGGACCCAAGAGCTAAAAGATAACCTCTTCCTTATTATGATTGGAAGGAAACATCAAAACTACGTTAAAACTGAGCGAATGCATTCCGTTCTACCCCTCCTGTTAATGTAGGCCTTTCCCTGGGAGAAAGGGGCATGGTTGTTCTGGATTTCTGGTCCTATAGTGGAAGAATAATTTTTCACAATGAGATAATGCCGCATAGGAATTGAGCGCCAGGAAATGCCAAGTTCATTTGCAGTGCTTGACAGACCTAGTGTTTTGCACAATGAATAAGATTGTGCTTAAAAAAGATTTGTAAAGAAAATTATTGTCCTGGACCGAGTTGTTTTCTGTAGAAGTATTGTTTGTTACTAATGTTCACTCTATTTGGACTGCAGCCAGAGCCGTTTCTCCTCCACTTTGCCAGACAACTCGCCAGACAGCTGGGGTATCTCAGCAGGTACCAACTAGGCCTTCGGTGGCTGGATCGATTGCATTGCCAGTCGGTTCATCATCAGCTAGTCGACCATCGCTGCAGAGGCATTGTGCTCAACCATCGCATGTGGATCGGTCATCATCATCGGGGGGGAGTCATTCATCATCGCCATCTTCACAAGTTGTACGACCTCCCCCAGCAATACTAGGCAGCGTTGTCAGGGCAACATCAACTCCTTTTAGTCACACACCTGCAGCCCGTGGAAACTATGGAGTTGGGAGTGAAGTAGCACGGGCACCAGCTCCCCATCTCCAGTTCAGGCTGCCACGAGCACATCCCACGGCCCCTGTAAatcagcagcagcggcagctccCAGTTAGGCTAGAGAGCACATGTTCAAGGACACAGTTGACTCCTGTGAGCACCCCAGTAAACGCAAGGCAGTTGAGTTCACAATCAGTTTCCCCGGTGAGCaattcatcatcatcgtcaagCTCACATCCAGGTCCAGCACTCTCAAATCCAGCCTTGGCAGCAAATTCAAGTTCAAATCCAGTTTTGAGTGCAGGCACAGTGGCATTGCCGCCAAGTCCACACCCACCCGAGTCGATAGCAGCACCAAGGGGACAGCAAAAGGGGGCACCGTCAGGCTTGAATACAGTGCCTGTTGTAGGCTCGGGTTTGCCGCCAAGTAGGTCCATGTCAGATTCGGTGTCGCTGGATGCATGGCTTACATCCAATCTTGGTCTGAAGGACGGTGAAACCAGCACACCTCGCACTCGCATGGATAGTCATCGTACAGTAGATGTGGTGTGCTTGTCCGATGACGAACCAGAAGAGCactagagctagagctagacTGACCTGACTTTTGTAGTACAGCAGTATTTTCTTGGAATGCCATTTTTTGCCTGCCTGGCACAAGGAGCTGAATTTGGCCGGACTGGTGGCTTGCATGTATATGTTGTTACTACTAGTTTGTTATTAGTAGTACCATTCCATTCTAGCTTAGCTTGTAAGCTGGGTGGGTTGGGGTTCCCTTCCCTCCAGGCCTTGTGCAGCATGCCTAGTAAGGTCTGCTAGGGTAACTTAGGTTGTTGTAAATAGTACTAAGTAATTAGTACTGTACAAGTAATAACTTGCTAACCAGCCAACCAGGAAGTGAATTAAGCATGGTGGTAATGGCCTCCTTGGTTGCTTGATTGGTTGTAGTCGACGACCTTTTGGTTTACTAATATACTTGTGTCCTtgaatcttttttttgttttatttttgaaagGGTGTACTTTAGAGAAAGACTACACAACGGTATACCGTTGAACGGTATACTGCTTATCCCCCATGCCACGGCCCCGCGTGCCGGCTTCTTCCGAGTATGTCGCCTGCTGCTAGGATTATCATCATGCACGTTTGCTGTGTGTATCAGTGTATAGTCTTGTTCCTGACAGCTAGCTAGTACCCAGCATGCTTGTCCTGCCTTTGATAAATATTTTatgtatatgataaaagtaacttacatatgtaataaaagtaatatacaaatataaatattttttcatcgtaatataatcatgtaagattttgttctgaagatttaattgcaacgagtACAATGATataatcggattatagatcggataagtaactTGAGAGAAAACTTCATAAGAAGATAAAAAAGACATGTATAAcctaatagcaaaaaaataGTTGCATATATGTGAGGTGCAATAGTACTTCTCGCACGTATTGCGCTGTCGCCTAGCAGGAGATGTCTCTCGAAATAGATTTTGCgcaatttaatatatatttttttagacggagaggGTAATAGTCGAGAAGGGTtgagagtgaaaaaaaaaaggtggaaaTGGAAAATGAGGTGGGTTGCGAGTGCCAGCTGTGCGGTGGGCGGCGTGGCGTGGTGTTCTGCGGCGCCCACGGCGGGCGCCTCTGCCTCCAATGCGACCGAGCCCTGCACCAAGCCCACGGCGGGGCCGGCGATcacccccgcgcgccgctctgCGACTCgtgcaacgccgccgccgccgagctgcgcCTCAACGACGGGGCCACGCTGTGCGGGCCGTGCGCCTACCCCTACGCCTACGCCTACCCCTACACATACACCTACGTCTACACCGGCTGCCCCACCCCGCTGGAGATGATGCGCCTCCTCCatgccgccccgccgccgccggtattCAGTCACCCTCATCTCTTCTCTCATCTGAATTTGGCTCTATAGTTTCCTGCAGTCGGCAGGTCCAGGAAACCCGATGCTGGTACAATAATGCATCATATGCAGCCAGCTACCTGCAGTTTACAACaacgaggagaaggagaagagctACTTCCAACTCTCTTATCTGCGACTGCGACTCCTAATACTGCTACTGCTGCGCCAATGGCAATGCCACCCCCACCACTACAACACcacaccaccacctccctcatCATGATGATAAGGAACATTCACAAGCGGGAGGAGAGGAACAGAGCCAAGCTCAGGTACAATGATAAGAAGAAGACGAGGaagtacgtatatatatactctacttATTACTACTTGCAAGTGCAACAACCCCCAAATGATCTCATCTTAACATAagctaattaaattaaattgatGCAGGTTCAGCAAGCAGATCAAGTATGCCTGCCGCAAGGCCGGAGCCGACGCACGAAAGCGGGTCAAAGGCCGATTCGCAAaggcctcttcctcctcctcctcctcctcctcctcttcttcttccatcGATCATCGATTATGATAACCCACGCTCTCAACTCTCAACCACATTTCCTATTCAATTCCACATCCCCTATCTAGCGATCATTCTTTCATCTTCTGGACCTTGTGTTCCGTCATGACCAGCAATAATGACCTAGCAACTTCTCAGTGCGCACACTGTAAATAAAATCTTCCCACACCTGAGTCATCCCatccctgatttttttttttttgagaatttccTTGATTGTTTTATGTCCCCTATATACTTCTGCCtgtcctttttctttctcttctttagaaaaaaacaatGGACCAATTATATTCTTGCTCCATTCAAATGATGTAATAATCCTTGTATTCAGTTTAATTAGCTCATTGATACTCCTATCCTATGTTAAGTCCCAGCAGGTTCTGAAATTCAAAATCTGCAAAATCATCTGCCCTCAGATCGATACGTGATGAGCTTCCTCATTTCGGCATCATCAAGAAACTGCAGCCTGACGATGCTGATCACTACTACTTGATTCTGGACAGTTAACTTGTTTTGTAAGCAGCAGCGCAGTTTTGGTTAACGGACTATCTTGTCTCTAATCTTGTGCATCAGACGTACTTGAGTTAAATATATGCCATCCTGTCAAGTCAAAGTTAGTATCTGAAATCTATTAGTTACTTGATCGGGTTGAGCACATGCAGCTTCCTTTGattttcctcttcctccttttctGTTAGTACATTTTTACATTAGGAATTCGTCTACGCAACAACTAGTAGCCTTTTTTTTTAGGCCGGACCGGAACAAGTAGAAAGAAGGGGTGTGCTGCTATTGCAGAATGCAGGTAGTCTCCAGGCACATTCCCTAGTTCGTTCCTAAACAGTGAAACTGGCACCATTCATCAGATTCAAACTTTGGCTGTTTGtcttttttagaatatttaagAAGCTTGAAAACATAagatattatattatttaaGTATGTAATGTCATAAATAACTTTTATTcgttataatataattattcaGAAATAATTTGTGATCGAAGTAAGATGAGTAGATGATGATAATAATTAACAGTCAGGTTATTCGAGAATGGAAGAAATACTCTTTCCTCGACTCATCCGCTTTTGTACGTGTATATCAATAAATATACTttctctgttttacaatgtaaaatgtaagtcattctagcatttcacatatttaattcattaacattaatatatgtctagattcattaacatcaataaaaatgtagaaaatgctaaaatgacttatattatgaaacgcaGGGGTAGTATATAAGTGCTAACACGATTATTATGAATGGTCTTCTTGCTTTCAAAATAGAATACCCAGTGATGCTGATGCTAATGGTACTAAGTCGACGGTTATTCTAGAATTAGTTGGATCACATGGAGTACTATTTAGCAGCCGGAGGCATAGGCAGGCTCATGTCAGACGTGACGACTGACGACTTGTACTAGTAAACTGTAGAACCTGAGCTTCCATTTGAAAATTCAGTCAATCAACGTGTCAAAACCTGAGCTTCAGCCTCAAGTCCACTAGTATTCCCTCCATGTAAAAAAAGCTTAACCTTGTGTACTAGGGCTGCGTTGGAGAGAGTGAgtttgtttgtttagtttttcacgcgcacgtttcttaaactactaaacggtgtattttttataaaaaaaaattatatagaaaagttgttttaaaaaatcatattaatctatttttgaaatttaaaatagttaatactcaattaatcatgagctaatagcTCAACTTGTTTTGCGTATCTtaccaatctcctcaatccccttctcctcaaacacaccctagatGCTGATACATAGTAGTTAGGGGCAAATCACAAACCCTAAGAAGTAGgagtaaaatcacaattgaacTAGAAAGTAAGGGCAGGAACACAATTGCCCCTAGTAGTTACTACTCCTACGTACTAATATTATGAATTTGAACCGCTGtacagatttatagtactaagatatattaatatttagtatgaggttaaattttttttgaaacggagaAAATAGACAAGTTAAGAATCAACATGGAAAATGCATATGCACGCACCGTGCAGTAACAGTAGTAAGTAGAGGGAAATGTACTTATATGTGTAGTGTAGTAATATGCTCTACAGTTTTATaatgggtgaatagctaatttagtccctTAAGTTTCACCGAAGGCTTAATTTGGTCCTTCATGTTTTATTTTGTCCACATAGCTCCTCCAAATATTTGTTTTGACTTGAAATCATCCTTGGACCCACTTAATATGTTatatggctatttctagtcaatatttctattaaaaaaatgtctTTTTTGCCCTTAATTTGCATAGaactatatactagaaaaaagaaagtcaacatgaataaacaacattacagatgtacttcccattatttcaacatgtgcacatgaaacttaagcaattactatcgtatacacttgctagtacataatttattttcattttacatcatatactatgtattatctataaaaaattcaagcatgcaatttttctcttatatatgtgaatgatgaggggtataagtgtcatttatgAATAGAGTTGTTGGTTTaaggataagtttgaactaaaaAGAAAACTCGAAGGACTAATATGGATAGATTGAAAcatcaaggactaaactgagtCTCAGATGAAACTTGGAGGACCAATTTGACCATTCACCCTTTTATAATACTGAAATTGACTTGGGAAACCATTTCTTCAACGACTATAAAATTGGTAACAATAAATCCTTGCAGTATTTGACattaattcctttttctttcttgtttgtGAGTAAAATATTGTTGGGCCACCAACCCACAGCTTACATTGCCTTGTAGACTAGTACTAGTATAAATGAATGGGATATACACGTAGTaataatccaatccaatccagtAATATCGCAAATTAAGCAGCAGGTGCAGGAGgatgtcgtcggcggcggcggtggtgcgcgTGGTGTCGAGGCGCACCGTGAAGCCGGCAGCGCCTCGGCCGCGGGAGAGCATCCCCCTCACCTCCTGGGACCTCTCCATGCTCTCCGCCGATTACATCCAGAAAGGCCTCGTcttccccccgccgccgccttgcctccTAGTCgtcgaccacctcgccgccgccctctccaccaCGCTCAACACCTACtaccccgtcgccggccgcttCGTCACCCACAACCACCCGGAACCTGAAGGCGGCTGCTCCGTCTCCATCGACTGCGACGGCCAGGGCGTCCAGAtcgtccacgccgtcgccgatgCCGTCACtgtcgccgacctcctccctcCCGACGCCCACGTCCCGCCCCTCCTCCACTCCTTCTTCCCGCTCGGGGACGCCGTCAACTACGACGGCCACCATCTCCCCCTCTTCGTCGTCCAGGTCACCCACCTCGTTGACGGCGTCTTCCTCTCCTTCGTCTACAACCACGCGCTCTCCGATGGAACCGCATTCTGGGACTT
The Oryza sativa Japonica Group chromosome 6, ASM3414082v1 DNA segment above includes these coding regions:
- the LOC4339840 gene encoding uncharacterized protein isoform X2; the protein is MLRKNNKQYFVKYKNLAHVHNQWLPESDIIRTPGGQDLINKFCKRIQKEKTIRWKQEWAEPHRLLKKRPLMSEKEAEEFFNSLGDKFAYCNVEWLVKWKDLGYEYATWELETSSFLCTPEAKDLKRNYESRHEDARRGFDPAKINKGKQCLFQKLQKLPDGFPPGLDKDHLSSLNRLREFWHNSDGAICLDDQERVIKTILFSMSILPDVCQPLLIVSTSASLSLWEAKFNRLAPSINVVVYNGEKDVRKQIQDLEFYENGLVTFQVLLSHPDAILEDIQTMESIVWEAVMVDDCQSLRVSKCLEQLKHLSTNFRMVLLSFPLKESIPEYINLLSFLNPEGSVISSSSNGDFTDTGDILATLKEKFARHVAFERKADSSKFLEYWVPARLSRVQLEMYCYTLLSNSPALRSHSRTDSVGALRDILVSLRKCCDHPYLVDQSLQSSLTKGHSLTDILDIGVCASGKLLLLDKMLQEIRNQGRRVLIVSQSGGGAGNPMGDILDDFVRQRFGFESYERVERGLLVPKKQTALNMFNDKTKGRFIFLIDSRACVPSIKLSSVDAIIIYCSDWNPTNDLRVLQRISIESQSECVPIFRLYSSCTVEEKTLILAKHDHILDSNVQNVMPIVSHSLLSWGASFLFNRLEEFQKHDYSSKDSEDDGLFMNNVFLEFAAKLSTNVEASTKMENAVISRAQQSGSFYSRDIAVISEREGISAVDGDLPKFWTFWSNLLGGRSPHWQYISEPVQRNRRKIQNMEDQMRIPAEETDEAIMKRRKIGEIMDSSPKILPVKDNDAVLPENSTASSSHETSVDDTWQELGAESLQGTQKGLHTQLKPELSKLYELLELPETVKCLCEELLDYILKNHQVSQEPKGILHAFNIALCWRAASLLKHKINRRESLALSVRNLNYECDEVLAEYVYEKLRILKKKFSRRASETSKQSQSTPVNNTSSYKQQTSPKLRSDGSICHQVTTIDGDLENVSHEEAPHDILTEEMILEQKELISVLETHREEHVLRDELLERITEKRINLINMVFSLREKNIQDKQGNETTLLDMHKQKEVAKLQETCNLVVEHLRKGHIDSEDRDATVKLIIEWFTLLLYAFLNHMRCQHNKLKMQQSTSWNKELQLKEIFLQQAKSGHLDRSFDQQIPLPDSCFTLEEFSHFKEIVGNFPVGAATSANCQHSLASTMEIALVRSVSPSEVGNSEAAINGAVEVPVHTEKRPTSEVGLSQNRMDNDSDGIDSQGGPPLAVQHSLSSNPAIDNSNNLESSVASHRSEHLGDIAVEVNADNCGTTLADSPHLEAPTVAALPSQSALPMAMEVDIQTDHVVQSAQQNIVTGRVPQEEEREGSTTVTSAQPLQPEMRPSSPVSGILRERTNPDQRRESRQPEAAPSSVDPTQLFPVASLMFNHPPLGNEPLKNELHRLQVHMDSLNKIYELKKSQLQTECSQEIEKIKQKYDLLIKEQDSAHHQHRKTLDDLYGKVLLNQSLADDFRVKFVSTSAAQARAVSPPLCQTTRQTAGVSQQVPTRPSVAGSIALPVGSSSASRPSLQRHCAQPSHVDRSSSSGGSHSSSPSSQVVRPPPAILGSVVRATSTPFSHTPAARGNYGVGSEVARAPAPHLQFRLPRAHPTAPVNQQQRQLPVRLESTCSRTQLTPVSTPVNARQLSSQSVSPVSNSSSSSSSHPGPALSNPALAANSSSNPVLSAGTVALPPSPHPPESIAAPRGQQKGAPSGLNTVPVVGSGLPPSRSMSDSVSLDAWLTSNLGLKDGETSTPRTRMDSHRTVDVVCLSDDEPEEH